The proteins below come from a single Oxyura jamaicensis isolate SHBP4307 breed ruddy duck chromosome 1, BPBGC_Ojam_1.0, whole genome shotgun sequence genomic window:
- the GET1 gene encoding guided entry of tail-anchored proteins factor 1 isoform X1 has protein sequence MAESGAWLLVLSAVLGCSALKVLLPSCSSAISRLLQKDAEQESQMRAEIQNMKQELSTISMMDEFARYARLERKINKMTDKLKTHVKARTAQLAKIKWVINIVFYILQAALMISLIWKYYSEPVTVLPSKWLAPLERLVAFPTGVAGGVGITCWLVVCNKVVAIMLHPFS, from the exons ATGGCGGAGAGCGGCGcgtggctgctggtgctgagcgcCGTGCTGGGCTGCAGCGCGCTCAAggtcctgctgccctcctgctcctccgCC ATATCGAGGTTGTTACAAAAGGATGCAGAGCAGGAATCCCAAATGAGAGCTGAAATCCAGAACATGAAGCAAGAACTCTCAACCATTAGTATGATGGATGAGTTTGCTAGATATGCCCGTCTGGAAAGAAAGATCAACAAGATGACTGACAAGCTTAAAACTCATG tgaAAGCACGAACTGCCCAATTGGCCAAAATAAAATGGGTTATAAATATTGTATTCTACATCTTACAa GCTGCCCTGATGATCTCTCTCATTTGGAAATACTACTCTGAGCCAGTTACAGTGCTTCCAAGCAAATGGCTCGCTCCACTGGAGCGCTTGGTAGCCTTTCCTACTGGGGTGGCAG GTGGTGTTGGAATTACCTGTTGGCTTGTGGTTTGTAATAAAGTTGTTGCTATCATGCTTCACCCTTTCAGCTGA
- the GET1 gene encoding guided entry of tail-anchored proteins factor 1 isoform X2, with the protein MAESGAWLLVLSAVLGCSALKISRLLQKDAEQESQMRAEIQNMKQELSTISMMDEFARYARLERKINKMTDKLKTHVKARTAQLAKIKWVINIVFYILQAALMISLIWKYYSEPVTVLPSKWLAPLERLVAFPTGVAGGVGITCWLVVCNKVVAIMLHPFS; encoded by the exons ATGGCGGAGAGCGGCGcgtggctgctggtgctgagcgcCGTGCTGGGCTGCAGCGCGCTCAAg ATATCGAGGTTGTTACAAAAGGATGCAGAGCAGGAATCCCAAATGAGAGCTGAAATCCAGAACATGAAGCAAGAACTCTCAACCATTAGTATGATGGATGAGTTTGCTAGATATGCCCGTCTGGAAAGAAAGATCAACAAGATGACTGACAAGCTTAAAACTCATG tgaAAGCACGAACTGCCCAATTGGCCAAAATAAAATGGGTTATAAATATTGTATTCTACATCTTACAa GCTGCCCTGATGATCTCTCTCATTTGGAAATACTACTCTGAGCCAGTTACAGTGCTTCCAAGCAAATGGCTCGCTCCACTGGAGCGCTTGGTAGCCTTTCCTACTGGGGTGGCAG GTGGTGTTGGAATTACCTGTTGGCTTGTGGTTTGTAATAAAGTTGTTGCTATCATGCTTCACCCTTTCAGCTGA